In one Lolium rigidum isolate FL_2022 chromosome 3, APGP_CSIRO_Lrig_0.1, whole genome shotgun sequence genomic region, the following are encoded:
- the LOC124697229 gene encoding pentatricopeptide repeat-containing protein At4g01570 yields MRGDALMLLQCAAAAGRHSGQWDCGKVKTAPLERSRSRQAASAMLPPSSPVRRLSAAAPLSDLTDALLATRLANHLLTTPHIPPALLPAAPLPLPVRLHILRHPSLPPTSKLSFFLAATPPASSPLPLLAATFPILLRALATHSPPLLDALLPFALSSPSPSLLPPLLSALLSASRLDAALTLLQHAPPDLLPRLAAAAIPSLIASPDPISAVPAIRRLLPIASHPPHVRATNRLLLALSKANLYDDFRHVFDEMSRRGLPSNLRFYNICIHAFGKWKRLDKSLKLFAAMKAASPPLAPDICTYNSVIRVLVIGGRVADALVVFDEMKLAGIRPDVFTYRAIVDGCCKSFRMDDALRMFQEMRGSTGVKGGVVVYNALLDGLFKAKKLDEACGFFETMVADGIQCSASTHNTVIDGLFKNGRAEAACRLFYELRKKGQLLDGIAYSIMVREFCKEGTGDQVAEAVGLVKEMEERGFAIDLVTITSLLIGFNKSRRWDLEEQIVKMIRDSSVLPDAIRWKSNMMDALRGPQDRGKDGTSVFSFDGNMDDVMSLLKPVVCPDTNEETARNEPKDDWSLSPHLDHLAKHADKVNNSAIFTTHRGQRVQGMGDKTFDADMVNTYMSIFLAKGKLSVACKLFEIFTNLGRRGTSYTYNSLMTSFVKKGYLKQVWSVLHERGGQLCPNDIATYNLIIQGLGQMGKTEVASSIMDQLSKKGVYMDIVMYNTLINQLGKAGKVEEANCLLDQIIARGMKPDIITFNTLIDINAKAGRLKEADKYLRRMIADGIAPNHVTETIMIFLDKEIEKKRQQAK; encoded by the coding sequence AtgcgtggagatgctcttatgttgcTCCAGTGCGCGGCCGCGGCAGGCCGGCACAGTGGCCAGTGGGACTGTGGGAAGGTTAAAACCGCACCCCTCGAGCGTTCGCGCAGCAGGCAGGCAGCGAGCGCCATgctgccgccgtcgtcgccggtcCGGCGCCtgtccgccgccgcgccgctgtcCGACCTCACGGACGCGCTCCTCGCAACCCGCCTCGCCAACCACCTGCTCACCACGCCGCACATCCCGCCCGCGCTCCTCCCCgccgcgccgctgccgctccccGTCCGCCTCCACATCCTCCGCCACCCCTCCCTCCCGCCCACCTCCAAGctctccttcttcctcgccgccacGCCGCCAGCATCATCCCCGCTCCCGCTCCTCGCCGCCACCTTCCCCATCCTGCTCCGCGCGCTCGCCACGCACTCCCCGCCGCTCCTCGACGCGCTCCTCCCCTTCGCGCTCTCCTCCCCGTCCCCCTCCCTCCTGCCGCCCCTGCTCTCCGCGCTCCTCTCCGCCTCCCGCCTCGACGCGGCGCTCACACTCCTCCAACACGCGCCTCCGGACCTCCTgccccgcctcgccgccgccgccatcccatCCCTCATCGCGTCCCCCGACCCCATCTCCGCCGTCCCCGCCATCCGCAGGCTGCTCCCCATCGCCTCCCACCCGCCGCACGTCCGAGCCACcaaccgcctcctcctcgccctgTCCAAGGCCAACCTCTACGACGACTTCCGCCACGTGTTCGACGAAATGTCGCGCAGGGGCCTCCCTTCCAACCTCCGGTTCTACAACATCTGCATCCACGCCTTCGGCAAGTGGAAGCGCCTGGACAAGTCGCTCAAGCTCTTCGCGGCGATGaaagccgcctctcctcctcttgcACCCGACATATGCACCTACAATTCCGTCATACGGGTCCTCGTGATTGGCGGGAGGGTGGCCGACGCTCTGGTGGTCTTCGACGAAATGAAGCTGGCCGGGATTCGCCCAGACGTGTTCACCTACCGCGCGATCGTCGACGGGTGCTGCAAGAGCTTCAGGATGGATGATGCGCTGCGTATGTTTCAGGAGATGCGGGGGAGCACCGGGGTGAAGGGGGGTGTCGTGGTGTACAATGCGCTTCTGGATGGGCTCTTCAAGGCGAAGAAGCTTGACGAGGCGTGCGGTTTTTTCGAGACAATGGTGGCGGACGGGATCCAGTGCTCCGCGAGCACACACAACACCGTCATCGATGGGCTGTTCAAGAACGGGAGGGCGGAAGCAGCATGCCGGCTCTTCTACGAGCTAAGGAAGAAAGGTCAGCTGCTGGATGGGATTGCATACAGCATTATGGTTAGAGAGTTCTGCAAGGAGGGGACCGGGGACCAAGTTGCGGAGGCGGTCGGTTTGGTCAAGGAGATGGAGGAGCGGGGCTTTGCTATTGATTTGGTCACCATAACATCGTTACTTATAGGTTTTAACAAGAGTAGACGCTGGGATCTGGAAGAGCAGATAGTGAAGATGATAAGAGATAGCTCTGTGTTGCCAGATGCCATTCGATGGAAGTCCAACATGATGGATGCCTTGAGAGGACCACAGGATAGGGGGAAAGATGGAACATCCGTCTTTTCCTTTGATggtaatatggatgatgtgatgAGTTTGCTCAAACCTGTAGTATGCCCTGATACAAATGAAGAAACAGCACGTAATGAACCCAAGGATGATTGGTCTCTATCCCCACACCTGGATCATCTCGCTAAACATGCcgacaaagtgaacaattctgctATATTTACAACACACAGAGGACAGAGGGTGCAAGGTATGGGGGATAAAACTTTTGATGCTGACATGGTTAATACATATATGTCAATCTTCTTGGCCAAAGGAAAATTGAGTGTAGCTTGCAAGTTATTTGAGATCTTCACAAATCTAGGAAGGAGAGGGACAAGTTATACATACAATTCCTTGATGACCTCATTTGTCAAGAAGGGCTATTTGAAACAGGTGTGGTCAGTTCTGCATGAGAGGGGCGGACAACTCTGCCCAAATGATATAGCAACATACAACCTCATAATTCAAGGTCTTGGCCAGATGGGGAAAACGGAGGTTGCTAGCTCAATCATGGATCAATTGTCAAAGAAAGGTGTTTACATGGATATTGTCATGTATAACACTTTGATCAATCAGTTGGGAAAGGCTGGAAAggttgaagaagcaaactgtttgcttGACCAAATCATTGCCAGGGGAATGAAACCAGATATTATCACTTTTAATACATTGATCGATATTAACGCAAAAGCTGGTAGGTTGAAGGAAGCTGACAAGTATTTGAGAAGGATGATTGCAGATGGCATTGCTCCGAACCACGTGACGGAAACAATAATGATCTTCCTTGATAAGGAGATTGAAAAGAAAAGACAGCAAGCTAAATGA